The region cttgttcgACCAGTAGTGAtattactgcccaggagtgacattactgcccaggagtgacattgctgcccagaaatgtcatgctagaccagtgtgccatgttagacgagatatggcatgttagaccagagtgtcatgttagaccagagatatggcatgctagaccagagtgccatgttagaccagagatatggcatgctagaccagagtgccatgttagacgagatatgacatgttagaccagagtgccatgttagacgagacatgtgcatgtccgaccagcaagtgcatgtcctaccagcaagtgcatgtccgaccagcagaggtatggccgaccagaaggttATATTCATCAACTAGGTAGAgcagactaagtcaagattcccataaacggcttcaacaagaaccagtcttggcacacgcgggaatatctcatttttcccacaaattgggtgttctgttacattttgaatatttttgtaatttaaatataataagaataataaaatatcccgggagagcagatgtatgatcctaagcctataaatatatggcttatgggatcagaaaggggGCTGCTTCTTTTTTggggacttttgggaaattttgggtctgagttttctagagagagaaagtgcttgcatctgaaagaattcttgtattcttataatctgtactgaagaaactcagttggctcagttcatctgatcttgagtacagatctataatcacaattctaagtggattaggctattaccaacatattggggctgaaccactataaaaattgcgtgtgttatttactttcttttcaaaaccgtctgtgtcgtttaatttctcttaaggctttatcgtttttgacgttctcacgtcgttggccaaaaacgcggtcaacaactagcaaaaagagaagagaaagaatagttaaaactgaaaaagaaaatgaagaaagtggcatttttgaagaaatgaAGCTCAGCCCATTTGGCCCAAGCCCAAATATGGCCACTGCCACCAGCTTTCTCCCAGTGCCAGGTGTCTATGCCCCAGCACGCCACGCGTCCCAGCAGACCCACATTTCTCCTCTTGCGTTGACCGGTCAAACCAGCCTCCTCCTTTCCCTTCAGTTGACTCGCACCTCACCTTCAGCAAAGTCCCAGCTGAGCTTCCCTCTTGCATCAAGCCTCCAACGCCCACGTAGCACCTCCAAGCAAGCCTAGCTCCACGACTCCACCAGGCCCAACACAGCCAGCCCGAACCTGTCCCCAGCAGCCCAAACTCCTTCAGCACTCTAGTGGCCCAACGCAAAGACCCACGTCAACCAACTCTCTTCCCTTCAGTGAGCCGCCCACGTGGTAGCTTTTCATTGGCTGGAAATAGGTTAATGGaccagctgccaccagccaccttcaacccatattttgtgggtattggatgattcttgaaacctttctgttatccccaaaatttgaaaatgatgatgtggcaatagaattgacaagtgcatggttgtccaaataaagaaatggcatgctagaggagagtgccatatTAGAAGAGAGGAGAACCAtgaggtgtggtcggaccttagtccgaggagaggctaaggacgtgtggtcggaccttggtccaaggagaccccaagaatgtgATCCTAGGAGAGCCCAAAAAGTGACTgatcggactttggtccgaggagagtccaaaGGGTCTGGTCCTTATGCATAGTTGTCCaatgagagacatggcatgctagaggagagtgccatgttagaggagagaaatggcatgctagaggagagtgccatgttagaggagatatatggcatgctagagagaagtgcatgtcctaccaacaaatgcatgtcctaccagcaagtgcatgtcctaccagcacttgcatatgtccagcatgcatgtgtccgaccagcacttgcatgaatggtcagtaggagatatgggtcgaccagatagaggaggactaagtcaagattcccagaaacggcttcaacaagaatcggtcttggcacacgcgggaatctctcatttttcccacaaattgggggttttgttacattttgaatgttttttgtaatttaaatataataaatataatgaaatatcccgattttaggggatatcagatgtatgatcctaagcctataaatatatggcttatgggatcagaaaggggtttcttcttcttcttttgagacttttggggaaattttgggtctgagttttctagagagagaaagtgctggtatcataaagaattcttgtatttttgcaatctgtactgaagaaactcagttggctcagttcatctgatcttgagtacaaatctataatcacaactctaagtggattaggctattaccaacatattgggactgaaccactataaaaattgctgtgttatttactttctgttcaaaaccgtctgtgtcgtttaaattctcttgaatgTTTTATCGTTTTTTGACGTtctcatgtcgttggccaaaaatgcggtcaacacatttctcaaactcttgattacatcttacttttatttcacatatctcattttatcatttcatcaaaaagacaacatcaaaatctcaaatctcttttcatttccatctttttatttatttattgttactaatttttgtgttattttctactaattttttgagtttaggttacctccttgtggatcgatcgcctgattatactacaaccactgcttagtggttgtcacgatttgggcgttaaacaaccTGTTTCTTAGATGACCATGACTCTAATGTATTTCCAAGATAAACACAATAACCAGCCACTGGATGTCTGTCATCTGGGCAGCAAGCCCATCGAGCCCTATCGAATagttatcgagctcctatcgagcaaaGAAGTTGCAGGAAACCCAGAAAAACGCAGATCGCATAAACTCCctaaaaaacccaaaaaatacaccaatataggctcatatctgttcaaaatagccaaaaaaaaaaaatgtaaacaaataatatccaacacataaaatgaacaatcttattacccatgatttttctcctccaaaaaccaaTGGATGTTGCATTTGATATTGGCGACTTCACAAAGACAATAGAGATAACTTACAACGATTTCGACAAGAAAATCATACAAATTTGTAGGTTTTAGGGTGGATTTCGTGAGAAtgaaagagatagagagagagagagggaagagagaaggaAGAAAATATCTTAGGATTCTTGATATAATATGAGGACTATTTTGGATATGAGAGTAATGTTTAGTATGGAAAAGAGACATTAATTTTCTTTTTCGTAATATTAGTCATTATTATTAGGTATGAATAGTAAAATTTCCTATTTTCATTGCTGGAGAACTTCATGGCTTTTCTCTGTCCTTCGTGGCGCTTACTGGGGTTTCAGGCGCAACACTACGTAGGGTATTCCACTCACTTTAACAAAACCAGGTACATTTTCCCCTACCTCCGTTCACCAGTTCCATTTTCAAGCCTCTATGATCAATCATCTGTATTGGACGAGGGATGCCATATCAAAAAACAATCTCATATAGATGAAAGATTCGTTCTTGACCAACTCTCTGATCTATTTCCAGTACCAAGTAGTACTTTTGCTTCGAATTtggtggaaaagaaagaaattgCTAGAGCAGCTGATGGATTTCTATTGCCTGAAGACAAACTGCGTGGCATTTTTCTTCAAAATATGAGAGGGAAAGCTGCGATAGAGAGTGCTTTAACGAGTGTTGGTGTGGATTTGAATCTTGATGTTGTTGCTAAAGTAGTGAACCGAGGGAGCTTAGATGGTGGAAAAATGGTCATGTTTTTCCATTGGGCTATTCGACAGCCGACCAttcccaaaaatattttaacatatcatataatcctTAAGGCATTAGGCAGAAGAAAATTTCTTAGTTTTATGGTTGGAGTTTTACATGAGTTAAGGACTCAAGGGGTTAGTCCAAACTTGGAGACCCTTTCTATTGTAATGGACAGTTTCATTATGGCTAGACAAGTATCCAAAGCGATCCAAATGTTTCGTCATTTGGATGAAATCGGGTTAGAATGTGATACAGAGTCTTTGAATGTGCTTCTTCAATGTTTGTGCCGTCGATCCCATGTTGGTACTGCAAATTCTCTACTTAATTCAATCAAGGGAAAAATACCGTTTGATGCTACTACTTATAATGTTGTTCTAAATGGGTGGTCAAAATTCGGTAGAGTTGGTGAAATGGAGAAGGTTTTGGAAGTAATGGTGGGAAATGGAATTGATCCTGATAGTTTGACATTTAGTTATATTATTGAGGGTTTAGGTAGAGCTGGTCAGATTGATGATGCTGTTAGAGTTTTTCAGGGCATGGAAGAGAAAGGTTTGATCCCAGACACTAGTGTTTACGATGCTATGATTTCTAATTTTATATCTGTTGGGAATTTTGATGAATATATGAAGTATTATAACAGTATGTCGAGTAGTAATTGTGAACCAAGTGTTGATACTTACACCAAATTAATTGGTGGTCTTCTTAAAGCCCGGAAAGTGGCTGATGCACTTGAGGTTTTCGATCAAATGTTGAGTAGAGGAGTTATTCCCAGTACAGGGACTATAACTTCCTTTGTGGAACCTTTGTGTAGTTTTGGTCCTCCTCATGCCGCTATGATTGTGTACAGGAAAGCAAAGAGGGTTGGCTGTAGAGTCTCTTTAAGTGCTTACAAACTATTGCTTATGCGGCTTTCTAGATTCGGTAAATGTGGAATGATCTTAAACTTATGGAACGACATGCAGGAATGTGGTTATTCTTCAGATATGGAAGTGTATGAGTATGTTATTAGTGGACTTTGCAATATTGGGCAGCTTGAAAATGCTGCACTTGTTATGGAAGAGTCTCTGAGGAAAGGCTTCTGCCTAAGCAGGCGTATCTGGAGCAAACTAAATGGCAAACTACTTGCTTCATATAAAATAGAGAGAGCTTATAGACTGTTTTTGAAGCTTAAAGAGGCTCGTCTGAATGACAATGCTCGAAGACATTGGCGTTCTAAGGGATGGCATTTCTGAATTTTCAACAATGGCATGTGAAAAAGATTATTATACTAACTCCTACTGGTTCTAGAGGGGTCACTCCTTCTGCGTCCCCTCCTGTACCCAGATCTCTAGTTTCTAAGTTTTTCCAACCAGCAGTTAATGATTCGAAAGCACTGGTAGGTTCTGGAAATGGGTTTTCTTCCACTTCAGGTTTTGATGGTGATTTGTTTCCTGTGACCCCTTCTCTACCTAAAGAAACTCTTCTAGATCTGTATTCCGCAAGCACTGCTTCTGCCTCATCTGTTGCCGTTCCAGTTTCTATTGCACCTCAGTCTTCCAACAAGAACAGTTCACTTAATTCATTGCAGGATGCATTCTCCATGCAGCCTGCAGCTAATCAATCTCAGCGGCCGCAAGCACCTTTTGAACCCAAGCCAGTAGACTGCCCCTGGTTCTTCCTCTTTCACATCATCTGGTATTTCAGTTGGAGTGGGAACAGCCACACCAGGCAACTCACAGCTTCCTTGGTCAAAGACAAACCATCCTATGTCCAAAAGTACACTAAAGTGTTTATGGAAGTAGACACTGACAGAGATGGAAGAATCACTGGTGAACAGGCTCTGAATCTATTTTCGAGTTGGAGGTTGCCAAGAGGTGTATTATTTTTCCCCAATTTAAATGCATTGTTTGGATGTTTATTTACTCTTTCTCATTTTTAACATAGGTTTTGTTGGGTTTACTAGAGGTCTTAAAGCAGGTGTGATTTATCTGATCAGGACAATGACAGCATGCTATTGTTGAAGGAGTTTTGCTTCGTTCTTTATTTGACGGAACGGTTTAGGGAAGGTTGCCCTCTTCCAGCTGGCCTTCCACACAATGTATTGTATGATGAGACCTTGTTGTCATTGACAGGTCAACCCGGAGCACCTCATGGCAAAGCAGCTTGAAGTCCAAGCCCCGGAACTGGTAAGAGTAGTTCTTTATATGTTTGATTTTGCTCTTTTCCCTTCGTATGTTTCTTGATGAtaagcaattttttttttctttaaatgatTAGGTTTTTTGACAGCGGTGACAAAGGATGTCAGGTCCTCAGCCAATGGGGCCTAATTTTAATTTGAGGTCCACAGTGCAGGCAAATGCTCCTAGGCGAGATGTAGTGCAATCAAATCGGAAAAGTTCAAGAGCACCTGCTTTTGGTGACTTGTTTCCAGACCAACGTGACAATGGGCATCAGACTTCTGCTGTGTCAAAACCTGAAGAAACAGCAGCTGCAGAAAAAAGGCATGTCCTTTGCTGTAGTTCATTTATTGCAGCTAGTTATTTGCTTGTATCAGAATTTTTTCATTTTCCCAGATAATGAGGAATTCGTTTCTTTGAATCTTGTAGATTGAAGAGCCAAAGAATGTTATATTGGATTATAGAGAAAAGATTGAGAAACCGAACGTTGCAAGAAACATGGATTACATGTTAAATCAAGTGTAATAATTGAGCTTCCAAAAGGTACGTATGTCTTTCTCTTTGTTTAGTATTTGCTGCTTATCCTTTTCAACAAAGAACCTTTGTTAGATAGAGAGCACAAATAGTATAATTTCTTTGAGTGCCCATGCTGTATACCTGCAAACACTACATATTTGTGTGTAAAAATATGTTCTTCTGCAGGAATATTTACACGTAgacatatctatatatattaaaatacatCTGTTGTAAGTGAGCCTATATACTGATTTCTGGTGAACTCAGAGGTATTTGCAAATGGTTCATTCTTGGAATTTACTTCTTTTGTCATGCTTCATACTAAGCCTCGCCTCTAATTTGGTGCTTTGATGAAAAATTACCATTACTATTCCCATTTTCCAATGAGTGGGAGCGGTTTTGAGTATGTGAAAGTTTCTTGTCAATTGGAAAAACGAGAATTTATAGTATTAAACATAATTGCAATCTGTTATTTTCTTTGTTATATTGCCTTAACAGTTAACTTAATTGTGTTTCATTTATGCATTGCTCAAGGCTGGGAACCTGGCATTCAATAGGGAGCAGATGTTTGGGATGAGAAATGGGATAAGTTTGAAGATGAAGGTTTGCCCTCTTGTTCTTTTGTTTAAATTGTTGTTTGGTCTTCAATAATCAGTGTCAATTTTACAGATGCATTGAAGTAAAGTAATTTTGGAATATATGTTGACTGATACTTGTTAATTTATGTGGAAACACACATTCAACTTTCAGGATTTGTGAATGACCTCACAATTGATGTGAAAAATGCACCTGTTAGTCCATCTCAATCAGCTTCTGTTCAGAGGGAAATGCTTTCCCCCAATGGTTCCCTTGAGAGTGAATCAATATTCTCCCACAAGGAAGATGAATATGCAAGAAGCTCTCATTTCAGTCCAAGCTGGAACAACTGCTGTACAAAGTCCACCTCAAGAATTTTCAGACGTTCATTATGGTAAAGGTTCAGAAGCAGATGCAGAAACTCATAGGTGGGGGTTGATTATTTCTTTGTTTCTCATCCTCTTGAATTTGATCCTTTATTAGCAGTCATTGGTCGTATCATATGATAATGCTGATTTAAAAACATTCCACATCTGTACCAACTTGGAATGTAATTTACGTACTTCCAATATGTAGCCAGGACTTCCAATATGTAGCCGTATCCTTGTATTATTTCATATTTAAGGTTACATATCTTGTGCTTAGATTTTTCAAGATTTGATGATTGGGCATATTTGGTTAAGCTTAAAATGTGGCGCTTATGATCAATAATTTTAATGCATGTATTTACTCTTTTTGCCAGAAAAGTGGATGTACAGTGTGATGCAATTGCCTCTTGAGGGACACTGTTAAGCACTCTATGATGACATTGGTTTTTATAGTGCTGTGTcattgttgtaaatattttcagACTATTTTATAGATTCATAATGTCAATTCTCGTTTCGTGTAACTCTCAtgtcatccttcttcttcagGATTTTAAATCTGAGAAGCACATAGATTTCTTTGGTTAGAACGGGATCTCCTCATGCATATGGCACCTTTCAGAGAAGAAGCTCCTCTACTTTTGATGATTCTGTTCTAGCACTCCACTTTCTAGGTTTGGCAACTTACCACAAGGTACAGCGAGGCATGGGATCACTACTTGGACTATTTCTCAAAGTTTGATTCCTTCCGCACGCATGATGCTGGATTTTCTTCCCAGCTTGAGAGGCTCACACGATTCGACTCCATAAATTGCTCAAAAGACTTAGGCCACAATTCCCTATTGAGGTTCGACTCCATGTGCAACTCAGTGATTTTGGTCAGAATTGCGAGACTCCATGTGCAACTCAGTGATTTTGGTCAGAATTGCGAGAGGTTGTTGAGGTTTGACTCCTTAAACAACACAAAAGACTTTGGTGCGGCCTCAAGCACCTTCAGTGGATGTGCCTTCTCATTCAACGTCCGTCCATTGAAGGTGTCGTCTCCTAAGAAATGTTATGATTATTGGAATGCATATTCTAGTTGGTGAATTTATGTTATTGCATTTCCAGATTTTGGGTGGTAGCATTAGGGGATTGATAAATCACGGGGTAGCTATTATTATGATTTGTGTGTAAAAGCAACACATTAGTAGCCACATGTACAACCATGTAGTACTACGGATGACACTGCAGTATGAGTCATTTGCTCTAGAATATTCAGCTCAAACAAATTCTTGTTGCATAGAACAGTGTGAGGCAATACGTGTATAGTGTTTATTGGACCATTTTGTATTTTGTAAATACCCCAATTGAATTATATATGCTATAGCTGCAATCTTCATTTCAGAGTTGCAATTCATACTTaatacaacatatatatatttctttgtaTTTCttaagttggtatcagagcatctcGGCCTCCGCCATGTTTGAGGCTCCGGTTGACTTTGCCTCTGCCAATGTTGTTGTTACCATTCCGGCAATTGCCGCCGTCGAGTCCCCTGTGGTCCCTGCCGCCACTCTCGCTGCTCCCTTCAATCCAAACACGCTCTCTCAGTCGTTTGCTCTTAAACTCAACTGCCATAATTTCTCTCTAGAAAACGATGGTTCTCACCATCATTCAGGGTCACCGCCTTGCTGGCTACGTCGATGGGTCCTTACGCTATCCACCTGAGATGATGTCCGACACTTCTGTTCTTGCCCCTGGCTATGGGCTCGCTTCGTCTCGTCTCGTCCCAATCCAGCCTTTGATACCTGGATTGTTCACAACCAACTACTTATGGGTTGGCTTTACGGCTCCATGACGGAAGTCGTGGCCACTGAAGTTATGGGGTGTTGGACTGCAGCTGATCTTGAGCTGCTCTATGGGGCTCACTCTAAGGCTCAAGAGGATGACATCCACACTAAGATCCAGACTGCTCGGAAGGGATCGCAATCCATGGTTGACTACCTTCAGCAGATGCGTGTGTGGGCTGATATTCTCGCCCTTGCAGGTAGTCCCCATCCCGAATCTCACTTGGTCACTAATGTTCTGAATGGCTTGGATTCAGATTACCTCTCGATCTTGGTTCAAATCGAGGCTCGGCCGTCTGTTAGCTGGCAGAAACTTCAAGATGTGCTCCTCCGCTATGACAACCGTCTTGAATGACTTCAAACCTTACCTTCCCCTAAGCTTCTCAGCACCATCACTGCTAATTTGGCCACCAAAGGGGACTCCTCTTTTCCTCCTAAACGCCATTCCTTGTCCTCTCCTGGCTCGTTTCCCTCTCGGGGTCGATTTTCTTCCTCTGGGAATCCTCGTTCTGATCGTGGTCCTAGTCAGCGCTCTCGATGAAGAGGTGGTAGAGGTCATGGATCTAGACCCGTTTGTCAAGTTTGTGGGAAGCTGGATCACACTGCAGTTGTGTGCTACAATCGATTCAATGAGGCTTATATGAGTCAGATCCAACTATTACTTAGTCTCAACCACATTCTCCTCACACGACCTTTGTTGCATCTCCTGAGGTTATTGACAATGCCGATTGGTATGTAGATAGTGGGGCAAGTGATCATCTTACTTCAAATATGGCCAAATTAACCACATCATCTGGGTATAATGGAAAGGATTCAGTGATTATTGGCAATGGTAAGGCACTACCCATTGCTCATGTTGGTGGTTCTGACTGTTTACACACTTTTTCCTCTAATCCCCTTATCTCAAAAGCATGCTTCATGTCCCACAAATTACAAAAAATCTCATTAGTGTTTCTCAGCTAACCTCTAATAACAATGTACTCATAGAGTTTCATTCTGATTTATGTTGTGTGAAGGACAAGGTGATAGGGGTGATGCTACTCCAAGGTCAACTTAAGGATGGTTTGTACAAGTTTGATGTTCCCACTACCACTTCTCAGTCATTCTCTCCTCCTCATTCCAATGATGGTTCTTAGTGCCTACTTAGTTCAGTACCTAAGAAACGTGTAGCCCAACACTTACGTCTCATTTGTATTGTATTTCCAAAAGTGATGTATGGCATAGAAGATTATGCCACCCTTCTCTTCGTGTTTTAAACCATATTTTACAATGTATTAATGAGAAATCAGTTGTTCATACTCCTGTGCAATTTTGTGATGCTTGTCAATTGGGAAAATCTCATGCACTTCCTTTTAAGTCATCAACAACTAGAGCTTCACCTGCATTAGACTTAATCCATACAGACCTTTGGGGTCCAGCCCCTGTCCTATCCAATACCAAATACAAATTTTATATCCACTTTATTGATGACTTTAGTCATTTCACTTGGATCTATCCTTTGGGAGCCAAATCCGAAGCTCTTGAAACCTTCATTGAATTTAAAGCACTTGTTGAAACTCAGTTTGATAGGAAAATTAAGACCCTCAGATCGGATTGGGGTGGGGAGTATCTCTCCTTCTCTTCATTCTTGCATGAACACGACATTGTTTTTCAGCACTCATGTCCTCACACTTCCGCTCAAAACGGAAGAGCCGAACGCAAGCATAGACACATTGTGGAGATGAGTCTCACCTTGCTTGCTCAAGCCATAATGCCTTTAAAATTTTGGGTTGACACCTTTCAAAATTCTGTCTACTTATTTAATAGACTTCCAAGCTTTGTGTTAGGCAACAAATCTCCCTTTGAAGTGTTGTTTCCCAAACAACCAGACTATGGGTCACTTGGAGTATTTGGTGCAACTTGTTTTCCTTGCCTTCAGTCATACAACACTCATAAATTCCAATTCTGCACCCTTAACTGCCTTAGTTCCACGGGCAGGGTGTACATTTCTTGGCATGTCACCTATAATGAACTTAAGTTCCCTTTTTGCATGGTTTTCTTAACACTCACACCACTGAACTTCAGGCAGACCCTACACACTCAGGGTGGTCCTATCTACCTCATATTGTGCCTGAACCCATCAGCCTGAATGCCACTCATGTTGAGAATGCCACTGCAGCAGCATCACCTGCTGACCACGCCTCTCCTTCTCACACGCAGGTAATCTCTCACACTTCACCTAGTACATCTTGTCCTTCGAACTCTATTTGTGCATCACCAACTGGTTCTCATTCTTCCTCTAGTCGCACTAGTTCCTCTCCTCCACCTGCTCCGCCCAAACCATCTCATCCTATGGTTACCCGCTCGAAGTATGGCATTTACAAGCCCAAAGTTTATCTCGGGCAAGTTGTTTGGACCTCCAGTTGTGATGAACCAACCACTGTGAATGATGCCTTACAAATTGATGGGTGGCGTGTTGCTATGAATGAGGAATTTAGTGCCTTAACAGCCAATGACACGTGGTCCCTTGTTCCTCCTCAACCTCATTACAACTTGGTTGGTAACAAATGGGTCTTTAAGGTCAAAACCAACTTAGATGGTTCTTTCCAGCGCTTCAAGGCACACTTAGTGGCCAAAGGCTTTCACCAACGGCCCGGAATTGATTTTGGAGAGACATTTAGTCCTGTGGTAAAAGCCTCCACCGTTCATATGGTACTCACCATAGTTGTCTCTATGCAGTGGGAAATCCGATAGCTTGACATCAATAATGCCTTCTTAAATGGAAAtcttgaagaggatgtttacatGACCAAAACACAAGGATTTGAAGACCAAGATAAGCCACACCATGTGTGCAAACACCACAAGTCTCTATATGGACTAAAACAGGTGCCTCGTGTGATTCGATAGACTCAAACAGACACTGCTCACTTGGAAGTTCATAAATTCAAAGGCTGATAACTCACTCTTTTTCTACAATCACAACAAGCTAAATTTTttgatatatgtggacgacaTCATTGTGACAGGGAATAACTCCAAAGTTGTCCATGGTTTTATAGTAGCCCTCAACAAGAGTTTCACCCTCAAAGACCTAGGGCCTTTGAATTTCTTTCTTGACATAGAGATTCACAGAGATGACACCAGTTTGTATCTAACACAGAAAAAATACATTGAAGAGCTTCTGACCAAATTTGATATGAGGAACTTGAAGTCGGTACATACTCCTATGACTGTAGGAAGACCACTATCTCAGACCGATGGAGACCCACTGAAAAATCCAACTCACTACCGCAGTCTCATTGATGCTCTCCAAAACCTCTGCCACACACGGCCAGACATAGCATACTTAGTCAACAAACTGAGTCAAT is a window of Humulus lupulus chromosome 4, drHumLupu1.1, whole genome shotgun sequence DNA encoding:
- the LOC133830499 gene encoding putative pentatricopeptide repeat-containing protein At5g43820, with the protein product MAFLCPSWRLLGFQAQHYVGYSTHFNKTRYIFPYLRSPVPFSSLYDQSSVLDEGCHIKKQSHIDERFVLDQLSDLFPVPSSTFASNLVEKKEIARAADGFLLPEDKLRGIFLQNMRGKAAIESALTSVGVDLNLDVVAKVVNRGSLDGGKMVMFFHWAIRQPTIPKNILTYHIILKALGRRKFLSFMVGVLHELRTQGVSPNLETLSIVMDSFIMARQVSKAIQMFRHLDEIGLECDTESLNVLLQCLCRRSHVGTANSLLNSIKGKIPFDATTYNVVLNGWSKFGRVGEMEKVLEVMVGNGIDPDSLTFSYIIEGLGRAGQIDDAVRVFQGMEEKGLIPDTSVYDAMISNFISVGNFDEYMKYYNSMSSSNCEPSVDTYTKLIGGLLKARKVADALEVFDQMLSRGVIPSTGTITSFVEPLCSFGPPHAAMIVYRKAKRVGCRVSLSAYKLLLMRLSRFGKCGMILNLWNDMQECGYSSDMEVYEYVISGLCNIGQLENAALVMEESLRKGFCLSRRIWSKLNGKLLASYKIERAYRLFLKLKEARLNDNARRHWRSKGWHF